The Methanocella arvoryzae MRE50 genome includes a region encoding these proteins:
- a CDS encoding glutathione-independent formaldehyde dehydrogenase, which translates to MEAVVYTGPGSVAVKDIPRPQIEHPTDVILRLTSSAICGSDLHMYDGHTDAQPGLVFGHEPMGIVEEVGDAVRLVKEGDRVVVPFNIACGVCFNCERGFTNACLTMNAANPGGAYGYTHMGPYLGAQAEFTRVPHADWACLKLPGRPGDSNEDNFLMLADVFPTAYYATELAQVAPGKTTAVFGAGPVGLLCVHSALMRGAPIVYLVDKDKRRLEMGLSLGAIPINFLDGDPVVQIQEHLKTMRPLHDAMRYGEDKMLRGVDCVIDAVGYQAYDRQNPDQFKPNQVLLDIARVANYTATVGIIGVYTMSDPRGKTEAEKNGMIMMPWGLMWEKGLQIGTGQTPVKRFQAFLRDQIIAGKASPGSIVTDHIKIGDAPETYKEFDKRGSEVVKAVIRFI; encoded by the coding sequence ATGGAAGCAGTTGTCTATACGGGCCCGGGGAGCGTGGCAGTCAAAGACATCCCCCGGCCTCAGATCGAGCATCCGACGGACGTCATTTTACGGCTGACCAGCAGCGCTATCTGCGGCAGCGATCTGCACATGTACGACGGGCACACGGACGCACAGCCGGGGCTTGTGTTTGGCCACGAGCCCATGGGCATAGTAGAGGAGGTCGGCGATGCGGTCAGGCTGGTGAAAGAAGGTGACAGAGTGGTGGTGCCATTCAACATCGCCTGCGGCGTCTGCTTCAACTGCGAGCGCGGCTTCACGAATGCCTGCCTGACGATGAACGCGGCGAACCCGGGAGGGGCATACGGGTACACACATATGGGCCCGTACCTGGGTGCCCAGGCGGAGTTTACGCGGGTCCCTCATGCCGACTGGGCCTGCCTGAAGCTGCCCGGCCGGCCAGGCGACAGCAACGAGGATAACTTTCTGATGCTGGCAGATGTCTTCCCGACGGCGTATTATGCGACAGAGCTGGCTCAGGTAGCCCCTGGAAAAACTACGGCGGTCTTCGGAGCGGGGCCGGTAGGGCTGCTGTGCGTCCACAGCGCGCTCATGCGGGGCGCTCCGATCGTCTACTTAGTGGATAAGGATAAGAGGCGGCTGGAGATGGGATTGTCGCTGGGGGCTATACCGATCAACTTCCTTGACGGAGACCCCGTGGTTCAGATACAGGAACACCTGAAGACGATGCGTCCGCTGCACGACGCTATGCGGTACGGAGAGGATAAGATGCTGCGAGGGGTGGATTGCGTGATCGATGCGGTGGGCTACCAGGCGTACGATCGGCAGAACCCGGACCAGTTCAAGCCGAACCAGGTCTTGCTGGACATTGCGCGCGTGGCCAATTATACCGCGACGGTCGGCATTATCGGCGTCTACACGATGAGCGATCCGAGGGGAAAAACAGAAGCGGAGAAGAACGGGATGATCATGATGCCATGGGGCCTGATGTGGGAGAAAGGGCTGCAGATCGGCACCGGCCAGACTCCTGTGAAGCGCTTCCAGGCATTCCTCCGGGACCAGATCATAGCGGGCAAAGCGAGCCCGGGGTCTATAGTGACGGATCACATTAAAATCGGCGATGCGCCCGAGACTTATAAAGAGTTCGACAAGCGCGGCAGCGAAGTCGTCAAGGCAGTAATCCGGTTTATCTGA
- a CDS encoding alanine/glycine:cation symporter family protein gives MGVLEVVQQVINTVNGWVWGPVMLVLLVGTGLLLTLRLKGLQFRELPHAFAMMLHAAKSRKSDQEGDIPSFHALCTALSATVGTGNIAGVATAIVLGGPGALFWMWVTALVGMVTKYSEAVLAVKYRTKNADGTMSGGPMYYIEKGLKMKWLAMLFAFFGMIAAFGIGSMVQANSVTLALTSQVQAIGSVDVPVLGSVSLLSVVIGIILVFITALVTFGGIKRIGEVASVLVPFMAILYVIGGLLVLVLNFSKIPDALMLVFTYAFTPYAAVGGAAGYAVSQAIRYGVARGVFSNEAGLGSAPIAYAAAKTNKPVYQGMIAITEVFIDTLIICSITGLVVLTSGLWDDGTFSSTDLTIAAFANSLGPIGLLIAVASAVLFGYSTILGWAYYGEQCFHYLFGNRMKRVYKIVFLAAVLFGSVTKVGLVWDISDTFNGMMAIPNLIALVALSGVVVAETKKYFDERKAGKKSGGIDKVPA, from the coding sequence ATGGGAGTTCTAGAGGTTGTACAACAGGTGATAAACACCGTTAACGGTTGGGTGTGGGGCCCCGTAATGCTGGTCCTGCTGGTAGGTACTGGCTTGCTGCTGACCCTGAGGCTGAAAGGCCTGCAGTTCCGGGAGCTGCCGCATGCCTTTGCCATGATGCTGCACGCGGCGAAGAGCCGGAAATCTGACCAGGAGGGCGACATCCCCTCGTTCCACGCGCTGTGTACCGCCCTGTCGGCCACGGTCGGCACGGGTAACATTGCCGGTGTCGCTACTGCAATAGTGCTCGGTGGCCCGGGTGCGCTGTTCTGGATGTGGGTCACTGCCCTGGTGGGTATGGTGACTAAGTACTCGGAAGCAGTCCTGGCGGTGAAGTACAGGACGAAGAACGCCGACGGGACTATGTCGGGCGGCCCGATGTACTACATCGAGAAAGGGCTGAAGATGAAGTGGCTCGCCATGCTGTTCGCCTTTTTCGGCATGATCGCGGCGTTCGGTATCGGCAGCATGGTGCAGGCGAACTCGGTTACGCTCGCCCTTACCTCTCAGGTACAGGCAATAGGCAGCGTCGACGTGCCCGTGCTCGGCAGCGTCTCTCTGCTCAGCGTCGTCATAGGCATCATCCTTGTCTTTATCACTGCTCTTGTCACTTTCGGCGGCATCAAGAGGATCGGCGAAGTCGCATCCGTCCTGGTGCCCTTCATGGCCATTCTGTATGTCATCGGCGGCTTGCTGGTGCTGGTCCTGAACTTCTCTAAAATACCGGACGCTTTAATGCTGGTCTTCACCTACGCCTTCACACCCTATGCGGCGGTCGGCGGTGCGGCAGGCTACGCGGTTTCGCAGGCTATCAGGTACGGTGTGGCGAGAGGTGTCTTCTCGAATGAAGCCGGTCTGGGCAGCGCACCTATCGCATATGCAGCGGCCAAGACTAACAAGCCCGTATACCAGGGCATGATAGCGATTACCGAAGTGTTCATCGACACGCTCATCATCTGCTCGATCACCGGCCTGGTAGTGCTGACCAGCGGCCTGTGGGACGACGGCACGTTCTCAAGCACAGATCTGACGATCGCGGCCTTCGCTAACTCTCTGGGTCCGATCGGCCTGCTGATCGCCGTCGCCTCCGCAGTCCTGTTCGGGTATTCGACCATCCTCGGCTGGGCTTACTACGGAGAACAGTGTTTCCACTACCTGTTCGGCAACAGGATGAAGCGGGTCTATAAGATCGTCTTCCTGGCCGCGGTGCTGTTCGGCTCCGTGACTAAGGTCGGCCTGGTATGGGATATCTCCGACACGTTCAACGGCATGATGGCCATACCCAACCTGATCGCCCTCGTTGCGCTGAGCGGAGTGGTCGTCGCGGAGACGAAGAAGTACTTCGACGAGCGCAAGGCTGGCAAGAAGAGCGGCGGTATCGACAAGGTGCCGGCCTAA
- a CDS encoding DNA polymerase sliding clamp: MFKAAINAEVFKDAIEAVSTLVDEAKFRITKDSISARAVDPANVAMVAFDLNAKAFDTFEATDGEIGIDLVRFMDILGMTARDDRLELNLNEETRKLEIRTGGLAYTLSLLDPGSIRKEPKVPALELPGKIVLNGAELKRAVKAAEKVSDHMALGVQDKTFYVEAEGDLDKVRLEIPESNLISLQATSNVRSLFSLDYLNDIVKSLGKAEQVTIDLGTDYPVKFTFSIASGNGTVIYLLAPRIESE; encoded by the coding sequence ATGTTCAAGGCGGCAATCAATGCAGAGGTCTTCAAGGACGCGATCGAGGCCGTATCGACGCTGGTCGACGAGGCCAAGTTCAGGATCACGAAGGACTCCATCTCCGCACGTGCGGTTGATCCTGCCAACGTCGCCATGGTGGCATTCGACCTGAACGCTAAGGCGTTTGACACCTTCGAGGCTACCGATGGCGAGATAGGCATAGACCTGGTCAGGTTCATGGACATCCTCGGCATGACTGCCAGGGACGACCGGCTCGAGCTAAACCTCAATGAAGAGACCCGCAAACTGGAGATTCGCACGGGAGGGCTCGCATATACTCTGTCGCTGCTCGACCCCGGCTCCATCAGGAAAGAGCCGAAAGTGCCGGCTCTCGAACTGCCCGGAAAGATCGTGCTGAACGGCGCAGAGCTGAAAAGAGCAGTCAAGGCTGCGGAAAAGGTATCCGATCACATGGCCCTGGGCGTGCAGGACAAGACCTTCTACGTCGAGGCCGAGGGCGACCTGGACAAGGTGCGCCTGGAGATACCTGAATCAAACCTCATCTCTCTGCAGGCGACGAGCAACGTAAGGTCCTTATTCTCGCTGGACTACCTGAACGACATCGTCAAGTCCCTGGGCAAGGCCGAACAGGTAACCATCGACCTCGGCACCGACTACCCTGTCAAGTTCACTTTCAGCATTGCCAGTGGCAACGGCACTGTCATCTACCTGCTGGCGCCGAGAATCGAGTCTGAGTAA
- a CDS encoding nicotinamide-nucleotide adenylyltransferase: MAKASAHSRSGVSRAFYIGRFQPFHLGHLKVISQIAEDVDELVIGIGSAQLSHTPENPFTAGERIMMISRSLEDLDLYYYVIPINDIYRNAIWVSHVESMTPPFSQVYSNNPLVSRLFSEAGYELKHSPMYNRVAYSGTEIRRRMLSGEDWQQLVPQAVVRVVEEVGGIERLKQVSMKGDIES; this comes from the coding sequence ATGGCCAAGGCATCTGCCCATTCCCGGAGCGGCGTCAGCCGCGCATTTTACATCGGCCGTTTTCAGCCGTTCCACCTGGGGCACCTGAAGGTGATCAGCCAGATCGCCGAGGACGTGGATGAGCTGGTGATCGGCATCGGCAGCGCCCAGCTGAGCCATACTCCAGAAAATCCTTTCACCGCAGGCGAGCGGATCATGATGATCTCCCGCAGCCTCGAAGACCTGGACCTTTACTATTACGTCATACCGATCAACGATATCTACCGCAACGCCATCTGGGTGTCCCACGTGGAATCCATGACTCCGCCGTTTTCTCAGGTCTATTCGAACAACCCCCTGGTATCGAGGCTTTTCTCCGAGGCGGGCTACGAGCTGAAGCACTCGCCTATGTACAACAGGGTCGCCTACTCGGGCACCGAGATCAGGCGTAGGATGCTGTCAGGCGAGGACTGGCAGCAGCTGGTTCCTCAGGCGGTAGTCAGGGTAGTGGAAGAAGTCGGAGGCATTGAAAGGCTGAAGCAGGTCAGCATGAAAGGTGACATTGAGAGCTAG
- a CDS encoding SemiSWEET family sugar transporter: MDSVIILGLAAGALTTGSTIPQILKILKTKSAGDISTLFFLFMGCGMLLWLIYGILRSDIIIILWNPLSLSLCLIILGLKRVYP; encoded by the coding sequence ATGGATTCCGTGATCATACTGGGGCTGGCCGCAGGTGCGCTGACTACCGGCAGCACTATACCCCAGATCCTCAAGATTCTCAAGACGAAATCCGCAGGAGACATCTCCACTCTTTTCTTCCTCTTCATGGGCTGTGGCATGCTGCTCTGGCTAATCTATGGCATCCTCCGCTCGGACATTATCATCATCCTCTGGAATCCGCTGAGCCTGAGCTTATGTCTCATCATACTGGGGCTGAAACGGGTTTATCCGTAG
- a CDS encoding PHP domain-containing protein yields MSITGAFLMKVDMHVHTSKSDGRDSVHNVIEAAEAKGLDLVAITDHGPGHGSAVTEKMVRETRKEVELLQPSYRVKVLVGIEAEILPTGEVYLSDRDGMDLVLASFHGAQSWETYYHAVLRAVQDEKVDVLAHHAWSAGVQFSPIQEYEDLLVEALRDNNVAIEINSKHCLPSWDFLAKCRDAGVKYTIGSDAHKVADVGSVAWANNTARHIFKNEGLFLP; encoded by the coding sequence GTGAGCATTACCGGAGCTTTCCTCATGAAGGTCGACATGCACGTTCATACCTCTAAATCGGACGGCAGGGATAGTGTGCACAACGTCATCGAGGCGGCGGAGGCAAAGGGGCTCGATCTGGTGGCAATCACCGACCACGGGCCGGGGCACGGTAGCGCTGTCACCGAGAAGATGGTGAGGGAGACGAGAAAAGAGGTGGAGTTGCTCCAGCCGTCCTACCGGGTCAAAGTGCTCGTGGGCATCGAGGCTGAGATTCTCCCGACTGGTGAAGTCTACCTTTCCGATCGCGATGGCATGGACCTCGTCCTCGCATCCTTTCACGGAGCGCAGTCCTGGGAAACATACTATCATGCAGTTTTACGGGCGGTGCAGGACGAGAAGGTCGACGTGCTCGCCCACCATGCGTGGAGCGCGGGCGTCCAGTTCAGCCCTATTCAGGAATATGAGGACCTGCTGGTCGAGGCGCTCCGGGACAACAACGTAGCGATCGAGATCAACTCCAAGCACTGCCTGCCCTCCTGGGATTTCCTGGCAAAGTGCCGGGATGCCGGGGTGAAGTACACAATAGGCAGCGACGCTCACAAGGTTGCAGATGTCGGCTCGGTGGCGTGGGCGAATAACACGGCCAGACACATTTTCAAGAATGAAGGGCTGTTTTTGCCATAG
- a CDS encoding transcription factor S — MEFCPKCKSIMRPGGGGMVKCRKCGHEKKAQAGNMIVGGPVKDQEREITVLDEKQDAGLPTTEEVKCPDCGNQKAYWWMRQLRSADESEVRFFRCTECGKTWREYN; from the coding sequence ATGGAATTCTGTCCTAAATGCAAGAGTATTATGAGGCCGGGCGGTGGCGGCATGGTGAAATGCCGCAAGTGCGGCCACGAAAAGAAGGCACAGGCCGGCAACATGATTGTCGGCGGCCCCGTCAAGGATCAGGAACGCGAGATCACTGTGCTGGACGAGAAGCAGGACGCGGGCCTGCCCACCACTGAAGAGGTCAAGTGCCCCGACTGCGGGAACCAGAAGGCCTACTGGTGGATGCGCCAGCTGCGCAGCGCCGATGAGAGCGAAGTGCGCTTTTTCCGCTGTACAGAGTGCGGCAAGACCTGGCGTGAGTATAACTAA
- the priL gene encoding DNA primase regulatory subunit PriL, with product MDAVGFAKYPFTQEALSYVRDRNYSMEDILQKPAYGQVRLRAKKRVLNSIKGDVQADDLLPDPERELLSYPVARMLVAMTEDQYLMKRFALWESKRAYTLLLDESDTGLMDVGRDFGITARAKDREFIIHFTDYLRYAAGLRNLEWKLINRKVVAGMVYVSRETFTRLLEEAVREKIQAGFGAKVPAEMKPVLEPYLAEIRESLDKLKSEKGLSGDGEVTQDSFPPCMKNLLADLQKGINLPHTARFALTSFLANIGLDKDAIMDLYRMAPDFREDLTHYQVQHITGGSGTEYTCPGCKTMMTYGNCIGKNKLCEYVTHPLSYYRKSQRRRAKEMAAAQAFKGSKDKAVDTVAENVHVETGNSPGN from the coding sequence ATGGACGCGGTCGGCTTTGCAAAGTATCCGTTTACTCAGGAAGCGCTGTCCTACGTCAGGGACCGCAACTACTCCATGGAGGACATCCTTCAGAAGCCGGCTTACGGACAGGTGCGGCTGAGGGCTAAAAAACGGGTCCTCAACTCGATTAAGGGCGATGTCCAGGCAGACGATCTGCTGCCTGACCCGGAGCGGGAACTGCTCTCTTATCCGGTTGCCCGTATGCTGGTGGCGATGACTGAAGACCAGTACCTGATGAAACGGTTTGCGTTGTGGGAATCCAAGCGGGCGTATACCCTGCTGCTCGACGAAAGCGACACCGGCCTCATGGACGTGGGCCGGGACTTCGGCATAACTGCCCGGGCGAAAGACCGGGAGTTCATCATCCACTTCACCGACTATCTTCGGTATGCCGCCGGGCTGCGGAACCTCGAGTGGAAGCTGATCAACCGAAAGGTAGTGGCTGGTATGGTCTATGTGTCCCGGGAAACTTTTACCCGCCTGCTGGAAGAGGCGGTCAGAGAAAAAATCCAGGCCGGCTTCGGCGCTAAGGTACCGGCGGAAATGAAGCCTGTACTGGAGCCTTACCTGGCGGAGATCCGGGAATCGCTGGATAAGCTCAAGAGCGAAAAAGGCCTCTCAGGCGATGGTGAAGTAACCCAGGACTCGTTCCCGCCCTGCATGAAAAACCTGCTGGCAGACCTGCAGAAAGGCATAAACCTGCCCCACACTGCCCGGTTCGCCCTGACCTCCTTCCTCGCCAACATCGGACTCGACAAGGACGCCATCATGGATTTATACCGGATGGCCCCCGACTTCCGGGAGGACCTCACCCACTACCAGGTGCAGCACATCACCGGCGGCAGCGGCACCGAGTACACTTGCCCCGGGTGCAAGACCATGATGACCTACGGCAACTGTATCGGGAAAAACAAGTTATGCGAGTATGTCACCCACCCGCTGTCCTACTATCGGAAGTCACAGCGGAGGAGGGCGAAAGAGATGGCGGCAGCGCAGGCGTTCAAAGGAAGCAAGGATAAGGCTGTCGATACTGTCGCTGAGAACGTTCATGTAGAGACCGGTAACTCGCCGGGTAATTGA
- a CDS encoding CDP-alcohol phosphatidyltransferase family protein — MNLTKYRDHLIGLISPLSKVFAATGITPNQITLLSLLLGIAAGTLYGLNVAYAGAAALLLSGLLDFIDGGVARINKKASKFGAAIDWIVDKYVDCIVLLGIGLGGMVDMRLVAVAIIGSMINTFIKPVVYAEIGYQQKHDGKIKDPLEGIGIFGRPETVITLIVFSCLSAYTFFGYSAMTIAVAIVAIGTNLSALQRVFYLYWNRNRY; from the coding sequence TTGAACCTTACCAAGTACCGAGATCACCTGATAGGCTTGATCAGCCCGCTGTCTAAGGTTTTTGCCGCTACCGGCATCACCCCTAACCAGATCACGCTGCTCTCTCTTTTGCTCGGCATAGCCGCAGGCACGCTCTACGGACTCAACGTTGCCTATGCAGGCGCAGCCGCGTTGCTCTTATCCGGGCTGCTCGACTTCATCGACGGCGGCGTGGCGAGGATCAATAAAAAAGCGTCGAAGTTCGGCGCCGCCATCGACTGGATCGTCGACAAGTACGTGGACTGTATCGTGCTGCTGGGCATCGGCCTCGGCGGCATGGTCGACATGCGCCTCGTTGCCGTCGCCATCATCGGGTCGATGATCAACACCTTCATCAAGCCAGTCGTCTACGCGGAGATCGGCTACCAGCAGAAGCACGACGGCAAGATCAAAGACCCCCTCGAAGGCATCGGCATCTTCGGCCGGCCAGAGACCGTCATCACTCTGATAGTATTCTCCTGCCTCAGCGCCTACACCTTCTTCGGCTACAGCGCGATGACTATAGCAGTCGCAATCGTGGCAATCGGGACCAACCTGTCCGCCTTACAGCGCGTGTTTTACCTGTACTGGAACAGGAATAGGTACTAA
- a CDS encoding DHH family phosphoesterase, protein MSTECPTCQGKGHVIKGEQTCPACGGQGKVKSMNLLQMSEKDLKGMLGGFCPKCKGSGKWQEREKCKDCGGTGKLADCDICGKPALPGLTVCENCKGIHPVYKLTPACDVSDLEVGKAYFGKVANLADFGVFVNLNDQTKGLIHSSNVHRPYVPGDDVIVKINSIKPNGNFDLLPHKVTSFQVVEVEKNLPRTKSSNIVKFINKLVSISGEIVQVKQTSGPTIFTVADEEGSVSCAAFVEAGQRAFPDVGLEDMVKVTGEITKRNNGLQLEVLDMKKLSDGDAAQVRKVIEDAIEARAAPHHVEFLVQSEVLEKLRPQMEKVALRIRKAILKSEPIIIRHHADADGICAGVAIERACLPLIRAQGDADAEHHFFSRSPSKAPFYELEDVNKDLVMALEDNQRFGQRMPLIVLMDNGSTEEDIDAYRYTKVYDIDLLVVDHHHPDTIVDPYLKGHVNPYHAGGDFGITAGMLGTELARMINPDVTEEIKHLAAVAAVGDRSEAPERAKYLELVKDKYSEDELKKIALALDFEQFWLRYNDGRGIVNDILNFGSAKRHRELVDLLDEHANRMINEQMDASLPHVKVINLPNGALLHAIDVELFAHRFTFPPPGKMTGEIHDRMCKKNEGKPVITLGFGPDFAVLRSRGVLMNIPRMVRELREEIKGGGVNGGGHLVVGSIKFVEGMRKEVLEKMIQKIGQDPLG, encoded by the coding sequence ATGAGTACTGAATGTCCGACATGCCAGGGAAAGGGCCATGTCATCAAAGGAGAGCAGACCTGTCCTGCCTGCGGCGGCCAGGGCAAGGTCAAGAGCATGAACCTCTTGCAGATGTCCGAGAAGGACCTCAAGGGCATGCTCGGCGGCTTCTGCCCCAAGTGCAAGGGAAGCGGCAAATGGCAGGAGAGAGAGAAGTGCAAGGACTGCGGAGGCACAGGCAAGCTGGCAGACTGCGACATCTGCGGCAAGCCCGCCCTGCCCGGCCTGACCGTTTGCGAGAACTGTAAAGGCATCCACCCGGTCTACAAGCTTACACCGGCATGCGACGTATCGGACCTGGAGGTCGGCAAGGCATACTTCGGCAAAGTGGCCAACCTGGCCGACTTCGGCGTTTTTGTGAACCTGAACGACCAGACAAAAGGTCTCATCCACTCCAGCAACGTTCACAGGCCATATGTGCCTGGCGACGATGTCATCGTCAAGATCAACTCGATCAAGCCGAACGGCAACTTTGACTTGCTGCCCCACAAGGTGACTTCTTTCCAGGTGGTTGAGGTGGAGAAGAACCTCCCGAGGACTAAGTCTTCGAACATTGTTAAGTTCATCAACAAGCTGGTCAGCATCAGCGGCGAAATCGTCCAGGTCAAGCAGACCAGCGGGCCCACGATCTTCACAGTTGCAGACGAGGAGGGCTCAGTCTCGTGTGCCGCGTTCGTCGAAGCCGGCCAGAGAGCGTTCCCGGACGTCGGCCTCGAGGATATGGTCAAGGTCACCGGCGAGATCACGAAGAGGAACAACGGCCTGCAGCTTGAAGTCCTGGACATGAAAAAGCTGTCGGACGGGGATGCGGCGCAGGTCAGGAAAGTCATAGAGGATGCTATAGAGGCGCGCGCTGCTCCGCACCACGTGGAATTCCTCGTGCAGAGCGAGGTGCTGGAGAAGCTCAGGCCCCAGATGGAGAAAGTCGCCCTTCGCATAAGGAAAGCAATCCTCAAGTCGGAGCCGATCATCATCAGGCACCACGCGGACGCCGACGGCATCTGCGCAGGCGTAGCAATAGAGCGGGCCTGCCTGCCCTTAATCAGAGCACAGGGAGACGCTGATGCTGAGCACCACTTCTTCTCCCGATCGCCTTCGAAGGCGCCGTTCTACGAGCTGGAAGACGTGAACAAGGACCTGGTCATGGCCCTGGAAGACAACCAGCGGTTCGGCCAGCGCATGCCGCTGATTGTACTGATGGACAACGGCTCGACGGAAGAGGACATCGATGCCTACAGGTACACTAAAGTCTACGATATCGACCTGCTGGTCGTGGATCATCACCACCCGGACACGATCGTCGACCCTTATTTAAAAGGCCACGTCAACCCGTACCACGCCGGCGGAGACTTCGGCATCACCGCAGGCATGCTCGGCACCGAACTCGCGAGGATGATCAACCCGGACGTCACCGAGGAGATCAAGCACCTCGCAGCGGTGGCAGCGGTAGGCGACAGGTCGGAGGCCCCGGAGAGAGCGAAGTACCTGGAGCTGGTCAAGGATAAATACTCGGAGGACGAGCTGAAAAAGATCGCTTTAGCCCTGGACTTCGAGCAGTTCTGGCTAAGGTACAACGATGGCAGAGGCATCGTCAACGACATCCTCAACTTCGGCAGCGCAAAGCGCCACAGAGAGCTGGTAGATCTGCTCGACGAGCACGCCAACAGGATGATCAACGAGCAGATGGATGCCTCTTTGCCTCACGTGAAAGTCATAAACCTGCCCAACGGCGCCCTGCTGCACGCCATAGACGTAGAGCTGTTCGCCCACAGGTTCACCTTCCCGCCCCCGGGCAAGATGACCGGCGAGATCCACGATCGCATGTGTAAGAAGAACGAAGGCAAGCCTGTCATCACCCTGGGCTTCGGGCCCGACTTTGCAGTACTCCGCAGCCGTGGCGTCCTGATGAACATCCCGAGGATGGTCAGGGAACTCCGCGAGGAGATCAAGGGCGGCGGCGTCAACGGCGGCGGCCACCTCGTGGTCGGCTCGATCAAGTTCGTCGAGGGCATGAGAAAGGAAGTCCTCGAGAAGATGATCCAGAAGATCGGGCAGGACCCGCTGGGCTAA
- a CDS encoding hemerythrin domain-containing protein, with protein MVQIAPQEPPGRFGKESVMTSPTEMLSRDHALMERLMISIESMIASIANGASMDLRPLNRAALLMKKLGAEHHMSDEERLIFPRIETSGRHEDLLKTLRLQHDRGRAIIDRIIDTTQAGGVDTVGEMNEIVRLCMSFIVMYRSHAAIEETVLFPALYDFASSDEIMNIQAIMRGEEEGLMRDQRFRNMMDSLAAIEAVAGTSDISRFTPE; from the coding sequence ATGGTCCAGATCGCGCCGCAGGAACCCCCCGGCAGGTTCGGAAAGGAGTCGGTGATGACCTCGCCGACAGAGATGCTGTCGAGAGATCACGCCCTGATGGAACGGCTGATGATCTCCATCGAGAGCATGATCGCCAGTATCGCCAACGGCGCAAGCATGGACTTGCGACCCCTCAACCGGGCCGCCCTGCTCATGAAAAAGCTGGGCGCGGAACACCATATGTCAGACGAGGAAAGGCTGATCTTTCCCAGGATAGAGACTTCCGGTCGTCACGAAGACCTGCTGAAAACACTGAGGCTGCAGCATGACAGAGGAAGGGCCATCATCGACAGGATCATCGATACGACGCAGGCGGGAGGAGTGGATACAGTCGGCGAGATGAACGAGATAGTGAGGCTGTGCATGTCATTTATCGTCATGTACAGGTCGCACGCTGCGATCGAAGAGACAGTCCTGTTCCCGGCGCTGTACGACTTCGCGTCCAGCGACGAGATCATGAACATCCAGGCGATCATGCGCGGGGAAGAAGAAGGGCTGATGAGAGACCAGAGGTTCCGGAATATGATGGACAGCCTGGCCGCCATCGAAGCCGTCGCCGGGACCTCGGATATCAGCCGGTTCACCCCAGAGTGA
- a CDS encoding cation diffusion facilitator family transporter produces the protein MSSSIEELNREKTSIARLSIVSNLSLVILKLIVGVMIGSVSVISEAIHSGIDLVAAVIAYFSVRTSSKPPDHEHAFGHGKLENISGTIEALLIFVAAGFIIYEAYEKILHGVVLEDVSLGIAVMLLSAIVNLYVSQRLMKTAKRTESIALEADAWHLRTDVLTSLGIFAGLVAIKLTGITILDPIFAILVAVFILKAAVELIVRSVKDLMDVKLPEEEENEICQIIEDHSQQYAGFHKLRTRKSGSDRFIDLHLVVSKELTIEQAHCLATHIEKDIKDRFPRASIIIHTEPCKDGDECKKCRVRECSKYQFREEE, from the coding sequence ATGAGTAGCAGTATAGAGGAGCTGAACAGAGAGAAAACGAGCATCGCCCGCCTGTCGATAGTGTCTAACCTGTCGCTGGTCATCCTCAAGCTGATCGTGGGCGTCATGATCGGCTCGGTGAGCGTGATCTCTGAGGCCATTCACTCGGGCATAGACCTCGTCGCTGCGGTTATCGCCTATTTTTCCGTCCGCACATCGAGCAAGCCGCCGGACCACGAGCACGCGTTCGGCCACGGCAAGCTGGAGAACATTTCCGGCACCATCGAGGCTTTGCTGATCTTCGTCGCGGCAGGCTTCATCATCTACGAGGCATACGAGAAGATCCTTCATGGAGTTGTCCTCGAGGACGTCAGCCTGGGCATTGCAGTCATGCTCTTATCGGCCATCGTGAACCTCTACGTTTCCCAGAGGCTGATGAAAACGGCGAAGCGCACCGAAAGCATAGCTCTGGAGGCAGACGCCTGGCACCTGCGGACTGACGTGCTGACCTCGCTGGGCATCTTCGCCGGGCTGGTCGCGATCAAGCTGACAGGCATCACTATACTTGACCCGATCTTCGCCATCCTCGTGGCGGTCTTCATCCTTAAAGCAGCGGTAGAGCTGATCGTCAGGTCGGTCAAAGACCTGATGGACGTCAAGCTTCCTGAGGAAGAGGAAAACGAGATCTGCCAGATCATCGAGGACCACTCGCAACAGTATGCGGGCTTCCACAAGCTCCGGACAAGAAAATCTGGCTCGGACAGGTTTATCGACCTGCACCTCGTCGTCTCCAAAGAGCTGACCATCGAACAGGCCCACTGCCTGGCGACCCACATCGAAAAGGACATCAAGGACAGGTTCCCCCGGGCCAGCATCATCATCCATACTGAGCCCTGCAAGGACGGGGACGAGTGTAAGAAGTGCAGGGTGCGGGAATGTAGTAAATATCAGTTTAGGGAAGAAGAGTAG